Proteins encoded together in one Mycobacterium noviomagense window:
- a CDS encoding class I SAM-dependent methyltransferase, with the protein MTIHRIWRAFLIAGALMVVAACYLEPALAVAIALLLVLLLCARLAYRGRDRFIPNLYARDISVYDDSYRSFIGRTMSDLRQRRIRGHTLLWEASRLARHCGEHPDELVLDLGVWIGWSTRLISDACNCTVYGFDTFTGLVEDWQVEGQAVIERGSFSVSEPLAQRFMRDTGVTFYDDLPAVLGRKVHFIRGSTYDTLTPFLADHPGVPIRLFHMDLDTYDSCLHALEACKNHFVEGSILVFDEYLVTDGELRAFYDFQSRYELEWQYRAWGLEIMEMNVEMTTARWRRVWYSILRIGLHWLDMPGNYTWAFYRRPFWRFWLGAPIGDILFMLGAAGQRKSVSLEITGLGKLDRGGQRQRQE; encoded by the coding sequence ATGACCATACACCGCATATGGAGAGCATTTCTCATTGCCGGCGCGCTCATGGTCGTTGCGGCATGTTATTTAGAACCAGCCCTCGCCGTCGCGATCGCCCTACTTCTGGTTTTGCTCCTCTGCGCACGCCTGGCTTATCGGGGTCGCGACCGCTTCATTCCGAACTTATACGCTCGCGACATCAGCGTCTATGACGACTCATATCGTTCGTTTATCGGCCGCACGATGTCGGATCTGCGCCAGCGGAGGATTCGAGGCCATACGCTTTTGTGGGAGGCATCGCGCCTAGCCAGGCATTGCGGCGAGCATCCTGACGAACTGGTTCTCGATCTAGGTGTCTGGATCGGGTGGTCGACAAGACTCATATCTGATGCTTGCAATTGCACGGTGTACGGCTTCGATACCTTTACGGGACTTGTCGAAGACTGGCAAGTCGAGGGCCAGGCGGTTATAGAGCGGGGGTCTTTTTCAGTATCAGAACCGTTGGCGCAACGGTTTATGCGCGATACCGGTGTGACCTTCTACGACGACTTACCGGCGGTGCTCGGTCGCAAGGTGCACTTTATTAGGGGCAGTACTTATGACACGTTGACGCCGTTCTTGGCCGACCACCCAGGCGTACCAATCAGGCTCTTTCACATGGATTTGGATACATATGACAGTTGCCTGCATGCGTTGGAAGCGTGTAAAAATCACTTCGTCGAAGGATCTATCTTGGTCTTCGACGAGTATTTGGTCACCGACGGCGAACTACGGGCGTTTTACGATTTCCAGAGCCGCTACGAGCTGGAATGGCAATACCGGGCTTGGGGCCTCGAGATAATGGAGATGAACGTCGAGATGACTACTGCGCGCTGGAGGCGCGTGTGGTACTCCATTCTCCGTATCGGATTACACTGGTTGGACATGCCGGGTAACTACACCTGGGCGTTTTACCGCAGGCCATTTTGGCGATTTTGGCTGGGCGCTCCTATCGGCGATATACTTTTCATGCTTGGTGCAGCCGGACAACGGAAGTCGGTCAGCCTTGAAATTACCGGTCTAGGTAAGTTAGACCGGGGAGGCCAGCGTCAACGCCAGGAATGA
- a CDS encoding MMPL/RND family transporter, whose amino-acid sequence MRNQPPRQALVARTIHRFSLVVILAWVALVLLVTFGVPSLEKVGQQHSVSMSPKDAPSVQAMVRMGKDFKESNSDSFAMIVLEGQQPLGEEAHKYYAELIRELRADPRHVEHVQDLWGDRLTAAGAESADGKAAYVQLNLAGNQGTTLGDESVAAVRDIVKRTPAPPGVAAYVTGASPLIVDMQHSGNKSIVKITAVTVAVIFTMLLLVYRSVITVVLLLVMVGIELAAARGIVAFLGNNDILVLSTFAINLLVSLAIAAGTDYAIFFFGRYHEARTAGEDPETAYYTTYRGVAPVVLASGLTIAGAIFCLSFTRMPYFQTMGVPCAVGMVVAVAVALTLVPAAIAAGSRFGLFEPKRTVRVRRWRRVGTAIVRWPAPILTAACAIALIGLLTLPGYKTSYDDRKYIPQDLPANLGYAAADRHFSQSRMMPEILMIESDHDMRNPADFLVLNKLAKAVFRIPGISRVQGITRPEGTPINHTSIPFLLSMQNAMQQQDMKYMKARTDDMLKQADDMAKMIGIMQHMYGVTQQMTAITHHTIVTTKEMIAVTDELRDHIADFEDMWRPIRSYFYWEKHCYDIPICWSLRSIFDTIDGVDVLTEKMHELEKDLDQMDTLMQQMLQYFPPMIANMQNMRTMMLTMHSTMSGTFDEMEDSSNNAMAMGQAYDAAKNDDSFYLPPEVFQNKDFRRAMSSFLSPDGKAARLIISQRGDPASPDGIKRVNQIRTAAEEALKGTPLTSAKVYVAGTAATYKDWSDGSTFDLLIAGVGSLCLIFIIMLIITRSFIAALVIVGTVAISLGASFGLSVLVWQYILGIKLHWMVLPMSVIILLAVGSDYNLLLVSRMKEEIAAGIKTGIIRAMGGTGKVVTNAGLVFAFTMMSMAVSDLRIIAQVGTTIGLGLLFDTLVVRSFMTPSIAALLGRWFWWPQTVRPRPASQMLRPYGPRPLVRSLLLREEHDDDPDTVELPTVSLRGYPRR is encoded by the coding sequence ATGAGGAACCAACCACCTCGGCAGGCGCTGGTGGCGCGCACAATCCACCGGTTTTCGCTCGTCGTCATCCTGGCGTGGGTGGCGCTGGTTCTGCTTGTCACCTTCGGGGTTCCATCGCTGGAGAAGGTCGGTCAGCAGCATTCGGTGTCAATGAGCCCCAAAGACGCGCCGTCTGTACAGGCCATGGTCCGGATGGGCAAAGACTTCAAAGAGTCCAATTCGGACAGTTTCGCGATGATCGTCCTCGAGGGGCAGCAGCCACTCGGCGAAGAGGCTCACAAATACTATGCCGAGCTAATTCGCGAGTTAAGAGCTGACCCGAGGCACGTTGAACACGTCCAGGATTTGTGGGGAGATCGGCTCACGGCGGCGGGCGCCGAAAGCGCCGATGGCAAGGCCGCATACGTGCAATTGAATCTGGCCGGCAACCAAGGCACCACGCTGGGCGACGAATCCGTGGCAGCGGTGCGGGATATCGTCAAGCGGACGCCGGCACCTCCTGGGGTCGCGGCCTATGTCACCGGCGCGTCTCCACTCATCGTGGACATGCAGCACAGTGGAAACAAATCCATTGTGAAGATCACCGCAGTGACGGTCGCAGTGATCTTCACAATGCTGCTTCTTGTCTACCGCTCGGTCATCACCGTGGTCTTGCTGCTGGTCATGGTTGGCATCGAATTAGCGGCGGCCCGAGGAATCGTGGCTTTTCTCGGCAACAACGATATTCTTGTACTTTCCACGTTTGCCATTAACCTGCTTGTGTCTCTCGCGATCGCGGCCGGAACAGATTACGCAATATTTTTCTTTGGCCGCTATCACGAGGCACGTACCGCGGGCGAGGATCCAGAAACGGCCTATTACACCACCTACCGCGGGGTCGCTCCCGTTGTCTTGGCTTCCGGTTTGACGATCGCCGGTGCGATTTTCTGCTTGAGCTTCACCCGGATGCCCTATTTCCAGACCATGGGTGTCCCGTGCGCCGTGGGCATGGTCGTTGCGGTCGCGGTGGCGCTCACGCTGGTGCCGGCAGCTATCGCCGCCGGCAGCCGCTTTGGGCTATTCGAGCCGAAGCGCACCGTCAGAGTCCGTCGCTGGCGTCGAGTAGGCACCGCTATTGTCCGCTGGCCCGCGCCGATTCTGACTGCCGCATGCGCGATCGCACTGATCGGTCTGCTGACTCTGCCGGGCTACAAGACAAGCTACGACGACCGCAAGTATATTCCTCAAGACCTCCCGGCCAATTTGGGTTATGCGGCAGCCGACCGGCATTTCTCGCAGTCACGAATGATGCCGGAAATCCTGATGATCGAGTCCGATCACGATATGCGCAATCCAGCAGACTTTCTGGTACTCAACAAACTAGCCAAGGCAGTCTTCCGGATTCCCGGAATCTCGCGGGTACAGGGCATCACCCGGCCGGAGGGAACACCGATTAATCATACTTCTATACCATTTTTGCTCAGCATGCAAAACGCGATGCAGCAGCAAGATATGAAATATATGAAAGCCAGAACAGACGACATGCTGAAGCAGGCCGATGACATGGCCAAGATGATCGGCATAATGCAGCATATGTACGGTGTGACGCAACAAATGACCGCTATAACTCATCACACCATTGTTACCACGAAGGAAATGATCGCTGTCACTGATGAGTTGCGGGATCACATTGCGGACTTCGAGGATATGTGGCGGCCCATTCGTAGCTACTTCTATTGGGAAAAGCACTGCTACGACATTCCGATCTGTTGGTCATTGAGAAGCATATTCGATACCATCGACGGTGTCGATGTACTTACCGAGAAGATGCATGAGCTCGAGAAAGACCTCGATCAAATGGATACGCTCATGCAGCAGATGCTCCAGTACTTCCCGCCGATGATAGCGAACATGCAGAACATGCGCACCATGATGCTCACCATGCACAGCACCATGTCCGGGACCTTCGACGAGATGGAAGACTCCAGCAACAACGCAATGGCCATGGGACAAGCATATGATGCCGCCAAAAATGACGATTCTTTCTACCTACCTCCGGAAGTTTTCCAAAACAAGGACTTCCGCCGCGCGATGAGTTCCTTCCTGTCGCCCGACGGGAAAGCAGCCCGATTAATTATCTCGCAGCGCGGCGACCCCGCTTCGCCCGACGGAATCAAGCGAGTCAACCAGATCAGGACGGCCGCAGAGGAGGCACTCAAAGGCACACCCCTGACGAGCGCGAAAGTCTATGTCGCCGGCACGGCGGCAACCTATAAGGACTGGTCGGACGGCTCTACCTTCGATCTATTGATCGCAGGAGTCGGTTCGCTCTGCCTCATTTTCATCATCATGCTGATCATCACGCGAAGTTTTATTGCCGCACTGGTTATCGTCGGCACGGTGGCAATTTCTTTGGGTGCTTCCTTTGGACTGTCGGTGCTGGTCTGGCAATATATCCTGGGCATCAAGCTGCACTGGATGGTGCTTCCGATGTCGGTGATCATCCTGTTGGCCGTGGGGTCTGACTACAACCTGCTGCTGGTGTCCCGGATGAAAGAGGAAATCGCCGCCGGAATTAAGACGGGCATCATCCGTGCAATGGGTGGCACCGGCAAAGTCGTGACGAACGCTGGTCTGGTGTTCGCGTTCACAATGATGTCGATGGCAGTCAGTGACCTGCGCATCATCGCACAAGTGGGAACGACTATCGGTCTCGGTCTGTTGTTCGACACGCTGGTCGTGCGCTCGTTCATGACACCGTCCATTGCCGCGCTGCTCGGCCGGTGGTTCTGGTGGCCGCAAACAGTGCGCCCCCGGCCCGCTAGCCAAATGCTCAGGCCGTACGGACCGCGTCCGTTGGTTCGGTCCTTGCTCCTCAGGGAAGAGCACGACGACGACCCGGACACAGTTGAATTACCGACGGTGTCCCTCCGGGGTTACCCACGCCGTTGA
- a CDS encoding aldo/keto reductase, which translates to MDYGKVAGIDKPVSRIVFGTDRLRGRRLPWSPTRSLEQQAFSLLDKSFELGCNTFDTARMYWDSERTLGAWIRARRNRDNVVVVSKGCAPNLLLGRPRVSPSVVSHDLHASLKALRTDCIDLYLLHYDDPTAPVEPLMEQLNRHVDEGKIKAIGASNWSHERIAAANTFAARNGLKPFSASSVQFSLAEWTQAFYPGAVTLAGDGQHVAREWYAAQELPVFAYSSLARGFFSDHYQPENPDLNRVSRWCASHFGSEENIQRLERTRSFAREHHLTVAQVALAYVLCHPLHAFAVVGCTTSEKFAENVAALSVKLDEATLHWLATGHGR; encoded by the coding sequence ATGGACTACGGGAAGGTTGCCGGCATTGATAAGCCCGTCTCCAGAATCGTCTTCGGCACTGATCGGTTGCGCGGCCGGCGACTGCCGTGGTCGCCAACAAGAAGCCTTGAGCAACAAGCCTTCTCGCTTTTAGATAAGTCATTTGAGCTGGGATGCAATACCTTCGACACAGCACGCATGTACTGGGACAGCGAACGCACGTTGGGTGCCTGGATTCGGGCGCGGCGGAACCGCGACAACGTTGTGGTCGTCAGTAAAGGATGTGCTCCCAACCTCCTCTTAGGACGCCCGCGGGTCTCTCCGTCGGTTGTGTCGCACGACCTGCACGCATCCCTCAAGGCGCTCCGCACCGATTGTATTGATCTGTATCTACTTCACTACGACGATCCCACCGCACCAGTCGAACCGCTCATGGAGCAGCTCAACCGTCACGTCGACGAGGGCAAGATCAAAGCGATAGGTGCCTCTAACTGGTCGCACGAGCGCATTGCCGCCGCCAATACGTTTGCTGCTCGCAATGGATTGAAACCGTTCAGCGCGTCGAGCGTTCAATTCAGCCTCGCCGAGTGGACGCAGGCTTTCTACCCTGGCGCCGTCACCCTGGCAGGGGACGGCCAGCATGTCGCAAGAGAATGGTATGCGGCGCAAGAGCTGCCAGTGTTCGCGTATTCCAGCCTCGCCCGCGGGTTTTTTTCGGACCACTACCAGCCGGAGAACCCAGACCTCAACCGTGTCAGCCGGTGGTGTGCGAGCCACTTCGGGTCCGAAGAGAACATCCAACGGCTCGAGCGCACAAGGTCGTTCGCGCGTGAGCATCACCTCACCGTTGCGCAGGTTGCGCTCGCGTACGTGCTGTGCCACCCGCTCCACGCGTTTGCCGTGGTCGGCTGCACAACATCCGAGAAGTTCGCGGAGAACGTAGCCGCACTGTCTGTGAAGCTCGATGAGGCGACGCTTCACTGGTTAGCCACGGGACATGGCCGATGA